A region of the Deinococcus aquiradiocola genome:
ACCGGGGCAGCGTGAGCCTGGGCAACGTGACCCGGGGCAGCGTGCGCCGGACGGCGAACGTGACCGTCAGCCGGACCGTCGCCCCCGCACCGAGCCGCAGGAACGCCCCGACCGTTCCGCCCCGGCGGGTGATGCGCGGCCGAACGGCGCCGTGCAGGCCGAACCGCACGCGCCCGAGGCAGCGCCGGAACAGCCCGCCCCGCAGGACGCGCCTGCCCAGCCGCAGGACGCCGCGCAGCACGACTACTCCGACCGGGAGTTCGTGTTCACGCCGCCGCCCGTCCTGCCTCCCCTCCCGGCCCTCACCGCGCCGAGCGTCCCGACGCCCGTCAGCCAGCCGAGCGTCCCGAACGTCCCCGACTCGCTGGGCGACATGGCGCACGACGACGGCCGCCCCGCCCGCGGTCGCCGAGGCCGCCGCGGCAAGCACGACGCCGCGCCCGCCGGGACCGCGCCGCTCCAGGCGCAGGACAGCCAGCCGGAAATCGTGATGTCCGAAAGCTTCACGCGCCCGCCCGAACCGGAAACCGCGCCCGAAGAGACGCAGGACGCGTGGCCCGAGGAGGCCCTCGCCACGCCCGCCGAATACACCCCCACGCCCGAAACGGCGGACCCGGACGCGCACCTGCCGCTGCAGCTCCCGCCGGACCTGCCCACCGACGCGTCCCTGGACGTGGACGGCCTGACGCCCGAACAGCAGGCGATCTTCGCGCGCCTGCGCGAGTGGCGGAACGCCGAAGCGAAACGGCAGACGGTCAGCCGCTTCATCATCGCGTCCAACGCCACGCTCGCCGAAGTCGCCCGGCGCGTCCCGTACACCGAGGCCGACCTGAAGGCCGTGAAAGGCATGGGCCCCGAACGGCTGCGCAAGTACGGCGAGAAGATCCTGGAAGTGGTGCGAGGCTAACCGTGACGCCCGAACGCTACGCCAAGATCCGCCGCGTGCTGAGCCTGCGCCAGCCGACCCTGACCGTCCTGATGGACGAGGTCAACAAACCCCACAACTTCAGCGCCATCCTGCGCACCTGCGACGCCGTGGGCGTGCTGCAGGCGCACGCGGTCCCGCCGCACCGCAGCGGCACCCTGCCGAGCGCGCTGCCCACCTACGTCGCCACGTCCGGCAGCGCCGACAAGTGGGTGGACGTGCAGACGCACAGGGACGCCGTGAGCGCCGTGCAGGCCCTGCAGGCGCGCGGCTTCCAGGTGCTCGCCACGCACCTGTCCGAGAAGAGCGTCGATTACCGCGAGCCGGACTACACCCGTCCCACCTGCGTGCTGCTCGGCGCGGAGAAGTGGGGCGTGTCGGACGCGGCCGCGCAGGCCGCCGATGCCAACATCGTGATCCCCATGATGGGCATGGTGCAGAGCCTCAACGTGTCGGTCGCGGCCGCCACCATCCTCTTCGAGGCGCAGCGCCAGCGGCTCGCGGCGGGCCTGTACGCCGCCCCGCAGCTGGACGACGCCGAACTCGACCGGCTCGCCTTCGAGTGGGGGTACCCGGAACTCGCGCCGCTGTACCGCGAGCGCGGCGAGGCGTACCCGGCCCTGGACGACGAAGGGCAGGTGCTCGCCGCGCACGGCTGACCCGGAATCCGATTCGGCCCGCACACGCTGCGGGATTGACCCGCTCCCCCGTCACGGGCGGCTTCTTGGACCGGCTTCAACCGCTCCGGGAGGCCGCCTGATACATTCGTTGGGATGATAAGCATTGATCTGAGCGACAAGACCGCCCTCGTGATGGGCGTGGCCAACGCCCGCAGCCTCGGCTGGGCCATCGCCGAGAAACTGCTGGAGGCGGGCTGCCGCGTCGGTTTCAGTTATCAGGGCGAGCGCCTGAAACCCGAACTCGACAAGCTCCTCACGGACAAGGTCGGCACGTGGACCCTGCAGGCCGACGCGACCAGCGAGGACGACCTGACGGCCCTCTTCGCGAAGGTCCGCGAGGAATTCGGGACGCTCGACTACCTCGTGCACAGCATCGGGTTCGCGCCGCGCGAAGCGATGGAGGGCCGCTTCATCGACACGACGCCCGCCGACTGGAACACCGCCATGAGCGTCAGCGCGTACACGCTCGTCAGCATCGCCCGGCACGCCGAGCCGCTCCTGCGTGACGGGAGCAGCATCGTGAGCCTCACGTACCACGCGTCGCAGCAGGTCGTCCCGAAGTACAACGTGATGGGCGTCGCCAAGGCCGCGCTGGAGGCCGCCACCCGCTACCTCGCGAGCGAGATGGGCGCGGCGGGCGTGCGCGTGAACAGCATCTCGGCCGGCCCGATGCGGACCATCGCGGCGCGCAGCATTCCCGGCTTCGGCGGCATGTACGACAAGGCCGCGAAGGCCGCCCCGCTCGGCCGCAACGCCACCCCCGAGGAGGTCGGGAAGCTCGCGCTGTTCCTGCTGTCGGACCTGGGCAGCGGCGTGACGGGCGAAGTGGTGTACGTGGACGCCGGCGCGCACATCATGACCATGAAACTCGACTGACCCGGATTCCGGTCAGCCCTGACGGCAGAATGCCCTGCTGCGCTGCGGGTATCATCGGGCCGTGACGACCGTGCCCGACCCTGCCGCCCCGCACGCCTTCTGGCTCCTGAAGTCCGAGCCGGACGTGTTCGGCTTCCCGGACCTGCTGCGGGTGGGGCGCGAGCCGTGGAACGGCGTCCGCAACTACCAGGCGCGCAACAACCTGCGCGCCATGCGGGCGGGCGACCTCGCGCTGTTCTACCACTCCAACGCGAAACCGGCCGGGGTGGCGGGCGTGGCGCGCGTGGTGCGCGCGGCGTACCCGGACGACCTGCAGTTCGATCCCGGCAGCGCGTACCACGACCCGCGTTCCGACCCGGCCGAGCCGCGCTGGAGCATGGTGGACGTGTCGCCCGTGCTGGCCTTCCCGGCCCTGCTGACACTGGAGCGCCTGCGGGACCTGCCCGCGTGGCAGGCGTCGCCGCTCACGCAGAAAGGCACGCGCCTCAGCGTGCTGCCCGTCACGGCCGAGCAGTTCACGGCGGCGCTCGCCGAGGCCGGTGTCCGCCTCCCCTGACCCTGGCGGCGTGCGGTGCGGCCCGGTGGGGAAGACGGGAGGCGCGGCTGGACCTGCGGATGGCTGTGAACTTCTGGACCGGGTGTAAGCCTTCTGTCAGGCCGGATCGTTCATCATGCCTCATGGAACTCACGCTGCTGGCGCTGCTGGTCTCCGTCTTCGCTCTCTCTGCCGTGACTCAGGCCAGTCAGCGGCGTTCCAGGGTCGTTCCCGTGCCTGTCCGTGTGCGCAGTTCAAAGTGACTCCGTCTTCCCGCCCCGCATCGTCCTGCATCGTCGTGTAGCGTCCTCCCTGTGATCTGACCTTTCAGGCCGCCCGCGTCTCTCCGGAGTCGCGGGCGGTTTCTTGGCATGCAGGACCGCAACAGTGACGCGATGATTTCTGCCCGGTTCATCTGCCCTTTATGGAAGGCGGTACAGTGACCGCATGACCCTGCCCGCCACCGACGCCCGCCCCGCCACCCTCTACCCGCTGCACGACGACATCGGCTCGGTGTCGCTGGTGCAGAGTGTCGGGGACGACAAGATGATCGTGAACGCCGCCCGCGTCTCGTTCGGCGGGGACAGCGACACCCCCCTCACCGCGCGCGACGAGAAACTCATCGGATACCTGCTGCGCGAACACCACGGCTCGCCCTTCGAGCACAACCTCATCACCTTCAAGGTCGTGTGCCCCGTCTTCGTGGACCGCCAGATGGTCCGCCACCGCGTCGGCGTCAGCAAGAACGAGATCAGCGGCCGCTACGTCGAGATGCAGGAACGCGTGTACGTCCCCGCCCAGTTCCGCCAGCAGGCGAAAAGCAACCGGCAGGCGTCCGTGGAGGCAGGCGAGCACCTCGACCAGGCGGCCGCCACCGAAACGTACCGTGAGGCCTGGAACGCCGCGTACACGGCGTACACGCGCCTGCTGGAGCTCGGCGTGACGCGCGAACAGGCCCGGGGCGTGCTCCCCCAGGCCCTCTACACCGAGAGTTACTACACCTTCAACGTCCGCAGCCTGCTGCACTTCCTGGCGCTGCGCGACCACGAAGGCGCGCAGTACGAGACGCGCCTGTACGCCCGCGCCATGCACGCCCTCGCCGAGCCGCTCTTCCCCGTCACGTTCGCCGCGTGGGCCGCACAGCACACCCACTGACCCGGACTCCGGCCGGGTGGTGTGTGCGGATTCACTCCCGCAACGCGGCCCCGGACCGTGCAGGGACGGCCAGCGACCTCCAACGCTGAATGAAGCCCCCGCAGTCCGGTGAGTGGGAGGGGGTGGGTACACTGAGCGGGTGACTGTTCCCGCCAAGCCTCCGCTCCGTCCGGCCCGCGTGTTCGCGCTGCTGCGCGACGCGTCCCTGGCGTTCAGTCAGGACAACGCGCCGCGCCTCGCGGCCGCCCTCGCGTACTACGCGTTCAGCGCCATCGCGCCCCTGCTGTTCCTCGTCACGGTCGTCGCCGGGTACTTTCTCGGGCAGGCGAAAGTGCGCGCGCAGCTGTTCAACGCCCTGAACGACAGCGTCGGCCCGCAGGTGTCCACCTTCATCCAGACGCTCCTCCCGAAACTGTCCGGCGGGAACCTCACGTGGGCCAGCGTCATCGGCGGCGTCACGGTCTTCCTGACCGCCACCAGCCTCTTCGTGCAGCTGCAGGGCTCCCTGAACTCCCTGTGGGGCCTCGTGCCGCCCGACGACACGCCCCCCACCCTCCTGCAGAACGTGTGGCTGATCGTCAAGACGCGCCTGATCGCCTTCGCGCTCGTGCTGCTGTTCGGGGCGTTCATCATCGCGTTCCTCGTCGGGAACACCGTCCTGTCCGCCGTCGCGTCCCGGCTGGGCGACACCATCGGGTTCGGCGCGTTCTTCGTGCGGATCGGGACGTTCCTGCTCTCGATGCTGCTGTTCACGCCCGTCTTCGCCAGCCTGTACAAGTTCCTGCCGAGCGTGAAACTCCCCTGGCGCGAGGTGTGGGTGGGTTCGGCCGTCACGGCCGCCCTGTTCACGCTGGGTCAGGTCCTGATCGGCCTGTACTTCGGGCGCATCGCGGGCAACAGCCCGTACGGCGCGGCCGCCGCGCTGTTCCTGATGCTGCTGTGGATCTACTACTCGTCCATGATCGTGTTCTTCGGCGCGGAGATCACGTGGGTGTACTCGCAGCAGTACGGTACCCGGCAGGGCGGCGCGGACAACACCGAGAAGGCCGCTGCCGTCACCGAGCATTCCCGGCAGCTGGACGCAGGCGCGAGCGGCCCCGAGGCGCGCGCCCGTGCCGGTCAGGCCCGCGTGGCCGCCAAGAAGGACGCCCCCGAACCCCGGAGCCAGCAGGACACCCGCCCGCAGGGTGCGGTCACCCCACCCGCCCGCCCGCAGGACGCCCTGCCGAGCGTGTCCGCCGCACTGGCGCACGCGGCCGTGGCCGTCCTCGCCGTGCCGTCCGTGATCGTGCTGCGCGCCGTGCGCCTCGTCACGCGCCGCCGCTGACCCGACCCCATCCGAGCACGACCGCGCCGGCCCGCACCCCCAGGAGGGCGGGCCGCTGCCATACGGTTTTGATCCGATTCCAGGGATGCCGGAAGCAGCGAAGGCATCCCTTCTTGGGCAGAACGGACGCCCTGCAGGACGCCTGCCCGCTTCCATCTCCTCCAAACCGTACTTGTTGGCACTCGCTTCGCTCGGCTGAACTCGTAGAGTTCAGCTCAAAACCGTATCATTTGACCGGAGTCCGGCTTACAGCGGGTACGGCAGCGTGCCCTCGTAGATCGCGCGGCCCACGATGGCCCCCTCGATGCCCAGTTCCGTCAGCAGGTCCGCGTCCTGCGTGTTCGCCACGCCGCCGCCCACGATCAGGGTGTTCGTCCACAGCGTCCTCACCTGCGCCATCAGGTCCCGGTCCAGGCCGCGCAGCGTCCCATCGCGCGTCACGTCCGTGAAGATCAGCGTCTCCAGGCCCAGCTGCCCGAGCCGCGCCGTCATCTGCGCGACCTTCACGCCGCTCGCCTCCGCCCACCCGGACACCGCCACGTCCGGCCAGCGCGCGTCCAGGCTCACCACGACCGCCTCCGGCCCGTGTGCGTCCAGCAGCTGACCCACCAGTTCCGGGCGCTTCACGGCCGCCGTGCCGATCACGACGCGCGCCACGCCCAGCGCCAGCAGCGCCTCCGCGCTCTCCTGGTCACGGATGCCGCCGCCCACCTCGACCGGCACGTCCAGCGTCTCCACGATCCGCCGGATCACGGCGCGGTTCTCGCCGCGCCCGGTCGCGGCATCCAGGTCCACGAGGTGCAGCAGCGGCGCACCC
Encoded here:
- a CDS encoding HRDC domain-containing protein; amino-acid sequence: MTVSPTPLETLLAQAHAQPGEPQTRLSGLLSALEDADWTLLMGGQEALAAQIASLIGPGLIRLDPRLNLNREAFASFGLALASSDGDWKGARAVWLLEPDERALTRARRADVPVIVDATLAPGGRWLEQGVHLVVYRDAVTLTGYDDVQLSSVSGLGSRPRRVASGPADLAVALALRDIGTLALRMNRRTRNAEALLPRFAGRALPVSGGVLLLEHDGPSTVTPLGGNLSAARAVPAGTLVTVGIESPDDAWTVLGAVLNREARPAPAPDEFPMLDEDLPEAPVSRGVSLQSEPGQREPGQRDPGQRAPDGERDRQPDRRPRTEPQERPDRSAPAGDARPNGAVQAEPHAPEAAPEQPAPQDAPAQPQDAAQHDYSDREFVFTPPPVLPPLPALTAPSVPTPVSQPSVPNVPDSLGDMAHDDGRPARGRRGRRGKHDAAPAGTAPLQAQDSQPEIVMSESFTRPPEPETAPEETQDAWPEEALATPAEYTPTPETADPDAHLPLQLPPDLPTDASLDVDGLTPEQQAIFARLREWRNAEAKRQTVSRFIIASNATLAEVARRVPYTEADLKAVKGMGPERLRKYGEKILEVVRG
- the trmH gene encoding tRNA (guanosine(18)-2'-O)-methyltransferase TrmH — translated: MTPERYAKIRRVLSLRQPTLTVLMDEVNKPHNFSAILRTCDAVGVLQAHAVPPHRSGTLPSALPTYVATSGSADKWVDVQTHRDAVSAVQALQARGFQVLATHLSEKSVDYREPDYTRPTCVLLGAEKWGVSDAAAQAADANIVIPMMGMVQSLNVSVAAATILFEAQRQRLAAGLYAAPQLDDAELDRLAFEWGYPELAPLYRERGEAYPALDDEGQVLAAHG
- a CDS encoding enoyl-ACP reductase FabI, translating into MISIDLSDKTALVMGVANARSLGWAIAEKLLEAGCRVGFSYQGERLKPELDKLLTDKVGTWTLQADATSEDDLTALFAKVREEFGTLDYLVHSIGFAPREAMEGRFIDTTPADWNTAMSVSAYTLVSIARHAEPLLRDGSSIVSLTYHASQQVVPKYNVMGVAKAALEAATRYLASEMGAAGVRVNSISAGPMRTIAARSIPGFGGMYDKAAKAAPLGRNATPEEVGKLALFLLSDLGSGVTGEVVYVDAGAHIMTMKLD
- a CDS encoding EVE domain-containing protein, producing the protein MTTVPDPAAPHAFWLLKSEPDVFGFPDLLRVGREPWNGVRNYQARNNLRAMRAGDLALFYHSNAKPAGVAGVARVVRAAYPDDLQFDPGSAYHDPRSDPAEPRWSMVDVSPVLAFPALLTLERLRDLPAWQASPLTQKGTRLSVLPVTAEQFTAALAEAGVRLP
- the thyX gene encoding FAD-dependent thymidylate synthase, with the protein product MTLPATDARPATLYPLHDDIGSVSLVQSVGDDKMIVNAARVSFGGDSDTPLTARDEKLIGYLLREHHGSPFEHNLITFKVVCPVFVDRQMVRHRVGVSKNEISGRYVEMQERVYVPAQFRQQAKSNRQASVEAGEHLDQAAATETYREAWNAAYTAYTRLLELGVTREQARGVLPQALYTESYYTFNVRSLLHFLALRDHEGAQYETRLYARAMHALAEPLFPVTFAAWAAQHTH
- a CDS encoding YihY/virulence factor BrkB family protein, with amino-acid sequence MTVPAKPPLRPARVFALLRDASLAFSQDNAPRLAAALAYYAFSAIAPLLFLVTVVAGYFLGQAKVRAQLFNALNDSVGPQVSTFIQTLLPKLSGGNLTWASVIGGVTVFLTATSLFVQLQGSLNSLWGLVPPDDTPPTLLQNVWLIVKTRLIAFALVLLFGAFIIAFLVGNTVLSAVASRLGDTIGFGAFFVRIGTFLLSMLLFTPVFASLYKFLPSVKLPWREVWVGSAVTAALFTLGQVLIGLYFGRIAGNSPYGAAAALFLMLLWIYYSSMIVFFGAEITWVYSQQYGTRQGGADNTEKAAAVTEHSRQLDAGASGPEARARAGQARVAAKKDAPEPRSQQDTRPQGAVTPPARPQDALPSVSAALAHAAVAVLAVPSVIVLRAVRLVTRRR
- the hisA gene encoding 1-(5-phosphoribosyl)-5-[(5-phosphoribosylamino)methylideneamino]imidazole-4-carboxamide isomerase produces the protein MSVKPQIIPCVDIQGGRAVRLYEGDPDRETVYFESPLEAARHWAGLGAPLLHLVDLDAATGRGENRAVIRRIVETLDVPVEVGGGIRDQESAEALLALGVARVVIGTAAVKRPELVGQLLDAHGPEAVVVSLDARWPDVAVSGWAEASGVKVAQMTARLGQLGLETLIFTDVTRDGTLRGLDRDLMAQVRTLWTNTLIVGGGVANTQDADLLTELGIEGAIVGRAIYEGTLPYPL